The Primulina eburnea isolate SZY01 chromosome 13, ASM2296580v1, whole genome shotgun sequence genome includes a region encoding these proteins:
- the LOC140809240 gene encoding uncharacterized protein isoform X1 translates to MINRLLENSGLRRELLLKIQNILDEHNPFVHVFRQIGKCQDIPNCRLIIRQQKPNEHQYSLPTTYQVAAVIVDNECQETLSSRDITIQGIGGNLISIQDVVGYYDPLQYPLLLPYGTYGWDINTRNNDGTRITCLNYYAYMLQIRENSPSLLLRGGRLLQQYAVDNYVKIETQRLRWIRSNQRDIRSELYQGLQDCLHGGENNAGNVGTRIVLPSSFGGSPRDMYQRYQDAMTLVQTYGKPDLMLTMTCNPNWNEIKYQLLPGQSPQDRPDLITRIFRSKFEEFKKDIVDRGVLSKVCSYSYVIEYQKRGLPHVHMLVIFENNDKLCTPDHFDSIVRAEIPSQTEEPNLHRAVVHHMIHGPCGPINPNCPCMVSGKCKKNFPKPFVEYTSRGNDSYPLYRRRGGVQVSIPNNDNVFIDNGWVVPYNPWLLLKYDCHINVEVCGGIKCVKYIYKYIHKGPDRVALELRNRQNCDEIQQYVDGRWICAPEALWRIFSFEFSRMYPSVIRLQIHAPNQHLIYFDPQQHVNDILADDDNSKTMLTEFFKINCDPDLTGKYLYREFPQYYTWIKSGKKWIQRRSNNKVVGRVYVVSSSEGERFYLRILLNHVRCPTSFENLMTVNGVTYSTFKESAQMRGLLQQDDYVKQCLQEACSVRMSSSLRRLFVSILVFCQPTIVRELWDEFHPYMCEDYGKEISSSNLIINKLLLEIRRLLHHYKKKLEDFDLPSVSAEFLEDTPLPRIIEDELSYHISDDDLRSIERLNAQQKIAFDTIIESIMHNQSKLFFIDGPGGTGKTFLYRTMLAHLRKMGKIIIAVATSGIAATLMQGGRTAHSRFQIPLRPTASTLCKIKKQTELAELIRRASAIVWDEAPMANRYAFESVSKSFQDIMENQIAFGGKTMVFGGDFRQVLPVVKRGSKAEQIAASISRSPFWHCVKIVHLQQNMRSAQDIEFSQFLLRIGDGLQHTVNHDFIKLPDSMIIPWEGEQSIQMLIDAVFPNMINHVNDENYMVHRAIIAPKNVDVDNINQMLILQFPGEEKEYTSWDSVEDDNHNLFQEEFLNSLSPSGLPPHRIILKVGSPIIALEKCCARTWSMQWNKINMPQSW, encoded by the exons ATGATAAACAGGCTTCTTGAAAATTCAGGACTAAGGCGAGAATTGTTGCTTAAGATACAAAACATTCTTGACGAACACAATCCATTTGTCCACGTGTTTCGACAGATTGGCAAATGTCAAGACATACCTAACTGTAGACTCATCATCAGGCAACAAAAACCTAATGAACATCAATATAGTTTACCAACAACATATCAAGTTGCAGCCGTTATTGTTGACAACGAATGTCAAGAAACTTTGAGCAGTCGAGATATTACTATACAAGGGATCGGTGGAAATCTTATCAGCATTCAAGATGTAGTTGGCTATTATGATCCTTTGCAATATCCCCTCCTTCTGCCATATGGTACATATGGTTGGGATATAAATACCCGAAATAACGATGGCACCCGAATAACATGCTTAAATTACTATGCTTATATGCTACAG ATACGAGAGAATTCGCCATCTTTGCTACTTAGAGGAGGCCGTCTACTTCAACAATATGCAGTCGACAATTACGTAAAGATTGAAACACAAAGACTACGATGGATACGTTCAAATCAACGTGATATACGTTCAGAACTTTACCAAGGATTGCAAGATTGTTTACATGGAGGTGAAAACAATGCAG GAAATGTTGGTACCAGAATTGTTTTGCCTTCATCTTTCGGTGGAAGCCCACGTGATATGTACCAAAGATATCAAGATGCCATGACTTTGGTACAAACATATGGAAAACCAGATTTAATGCTTACAATGACATGCAATCCGAATTGGAATGAGATAAAATATCAACTACTTCCTGGACAATCACCTCAAGACCGTCCAGATTTGATTACAAGAATATTTCGATCAAAATTTGAGGAATTTAAGAAAGACATTGTGGATAGAGGGGTTTTAAGTAAGGTCTGCTCTTATTCATACGTCATTGAATACCAAAAAAGAGGGCTTCCTCATGTTCATATGTTAGTGATATTTGAAAATAATGACAAGTTGTGTACTCCCGATCACTTTGACTCAATTGTGCGTGCTGAAATACCTTCACAAACAGAAGAACCCAATCTACACAGAGCAGTTGTCCATCATATGATACATGGTCCATGTGGACCAATCAATCCTAATTGTCCATGCATGGTAAGTGGAAAATGTAAAAAGAACTTTCCAAAACCATTTGTAGAATACACATCTCGAGGAAATGATTCATACCCTTTGTATCGAAGACGTGGAGGTGTCCAAGTATCAATTCCCAACAATGACAATGTTTTCATTGATAATGGTTGGGTTGTCCCGTACAATCCATGGCTTTTGTTGAAATATGATTGCCATATAAATGTTGAAGTATGTGGAGGGATTAAATGTGTCAAGTACATATACAAATACATCCACAAAGGTCCTGACCGAGTCGCACTAGAGTTACGAAATAGGCAAAATTGTGATGAAATCCAACAATATGTGGATGGAAGGTGGATTTGTGCGCCCGAAGCATTATGGCGAATTTTCTCATTTGAGTTCAGTAGGATGTATCCTTCAGTCATTAGGTTACAAATACATGCACCAAACcaacatttgatttatttcgaCCCACAACAACATGTAAATGATATACTTGCAGATGATGACAACTCGAAGACTATGCTTAcagaatttttcaaaataaattgtgATCCTGACTTGACAGGAAAGTATTTATATCGAGAATTTCCACAATATTACACATGGATAAAATCTGGGAAAAAATGGATTCAACGAAGAAGCAACAATAAAGTGGTTGGAAGAGTATATGTTGTGTCGTCATCTGAAGGTGAGAGATTTTATCTTCGTATCCTTTTAAATCATGTTAGGTGCCCAACATCTTTTGAAAATCTGATGACTGTCAATGGGGTAACATATTCAACATTTAAGGAGTCTGCTCAAATGAGGGGGCTTCTCCAACAGGATGATTATGTAAAACAATGTCTTCAAGAAGCATGCTCTGTTAGAATGTCATCTTCATTGAGAAGGTTATTTGTATCAATACTGGTGTTCTGTCAACCAACAATAGTTCGAGAACTCTGGGATGAGTTCCATCCTTACATGTGTGAAGATTATGGTAAAGAAATTTCTTCAAGTAACTTAATCATCAATAAGTTATTGCTTGAGATACGAAGGTTGTTgcatcactacaaaaaaaaacttGAAGATTTTGATTTGCCATCGGTAAGTGCTGAGTTTTTAGAAGACACACCGCTACCAAGAATAATTGAGGATGAACTGTCTTATCATATTTCTGATGATGATTTGAGATCTATTGAACGCTTAAATGCTCAACAAAAGATTGCATTTGACACCATCATAGAAAGTATTATGCATAACCAATCAAAACTTTTCTTCATTGATGGTCCTGGAGGTACAGGTAAGACTTTTTTATACCGCACGATGTTGGCACATCTAAGAAAAATGGGTAAAATTATAATTGCGGTAGCAACATCTGGGATAGCTGCGACATTAATGCAAGGTGGAAGAACTGCACATTCACGTTTTCAGATTCCACTTAGACCAACTGCATCAACactttgcaaaataaaaaaacaaaccgAACTTGCAGAACTAATAAGGCGTGCATCAGCTATAGTATGGGACGAGGCTCCAATGGCAAATCGCTACGCTTTTGAATCCGTCAGTAAGAGTTTCCAAGATATTATGGAAAATCAAATAGCATTTGGAGGGAAGACAATGGTTTTTGGTGGTGATTTCCGACAAGTTTTACCAGTTGTTAAACGAGGGTCAAAGGCGGAACAAATTGCTGCAAGTATTTCAAGGTCACCATTTTGGCATTGCGTAAAGATAGTACATCTTCAACAGAATATGAGATCTGCTCAAGATATTGAGTTCTCGCAATTTCTCTTGCGCATAGGTGATGGATTGCAACATACTGTGAATCATGATTTCATTAAATTACCAGATTCAATGATCATACCATGGGAAGgtgaacaatcaattcagatgttGATTGATGCTGTTTTCCCTAATATGATAAATCATGTTAACGATGAAAACTATATGGTCCATAGAGCCATCATCGCACCAAAAAATGTTGATGTCGACAATATTAATCAGATGCTCATTCTCCAGTTTCCTGGAGAGGAAAAAGAGTATACATCTTGGGATAGTGTAGAAGACGACAATCACAACCTTTTTCAAGAAGAGTTTTTGAATTCCCTTAGTCCAAGTGGTTTGCCACCACATAGAATCATATTGAAAGTAGGAAGTCCGATCATTGCTCTTGAGAAATGTTGCGCCCGAACTTGGTCTATGCAATGGAACAAGATTAATATGCCGCAGTCTTGGTAG
- the LOC140809240 gene encoding uncharacterized protein isoform X2: MLHIPNIPTFKCQMLLQILMIRENSPSLLLRGGRLLQQYAVDNYVKIETQRLRWIRSNQRDIRSELYQGLQDCLHGGENNAGNVGTRIVLPSSFGGSPRDMYQRYQDAMTLVQTYGKPDLMLTMTCNPNWNEIKYQLLPGQSPQDRPDLITRIFRSKFEEFKKDIVDRGVLSKVCSYSYVIEYQKRGLPHVHMLVIFENNDKLCTPDHFDSIVRAEIPSQTEEPNLHRAVVHHMIHGPCGPINPNCPCMVSGKCKKNFPKPFVEYTSRGNDSYPLYRRRGGVQVSIPNNDNVFIDNGWVVPYNPWLLLKYDCHINVEVCGGIKCVKYIYKYIHKGPDRVALELRNRQNCDEIQQYVDGRWICAPEALWRIFSFEFSRMYPSVIRLQIHAPNQHLIYFDPQQHVNDILADDDNSKTMLTEFFKINCDPDLTGKYLYREFPQYYTWIKSGKKWIQRRSNNKVVGRVYVVSSSEGERFYLRILLNHVRCPTSFENLMTVNGVTYSTFKESAQMRGLLQQDDYVKQCLQEACSVRMSSSLRRLFVSILVFCQPTIVRELWDEFHPYMCEDYGKEISSSNLIINKLLLEIRRLLHHYKKKLEDFDLPSVSAEFLEDTPLPRIIEDELSYHISDDDLRSIERLNAQQKIAFDTIIESIMHNQSKLFFIDGPGGTGKTFLYRTMLAHLRKMGKIIIAVATSGIAATLMQGGRTAHSRFQIPLRPTASTLCKIKKQTELAELIRRASAIVWDEAPMANRYAFESVSKSFQDIMENQIAFGGKTMVFGGDFRQVLPVVKRGSKAEQIAASISRSPFWHCVKIVHLQQNMRSAQDIEFSQFLLRIGDGLQHTVNHDFIKLPDSMIIPWEGEQSIQMLIDAVFPNMINHVNDENYMVHRAIIAPKNVDVDNINQMLILQFPGEEKEYTSWDSVEDDNHNLFQEEFLNSLSPSGLPPHRIILKVGSPIIALEKCCARTWSMQWNKINMPQSW, encoded by the exons ATACGAGAGAATTCGCCATCTTTGCTACTTAGAGGAGGCCGTCTACTTCAACAATATGCAGTCGACAATTACGTAAAGATTGAAACACAAAGACTACGATGGATACGTTCAAATCAACGTGATATACGTTCAGAACTTTACCAAGGATTGCAAGATTGTTTACATGGAGGTGAAAACAATGCAG GAAATGTTGGTACCAGAATTGTTTTGCCTTCATCTTTCGGTGGAAGCCCACGTGATATGTACCAAAGATATCAAGATGCCATGACTTTGGTACAAACATATGGAAAACCAGATTTAATGCTTACAATGACATGCAATCCGAATTGGAATGAGATAAAATATCAACTACTTCCTGGACAATCACCTCAAGACCGTCCAGATTTGATTACAAGAATATTTCGATCAAAATTTGAGGAATTTAAGAAAGACATTGTGGATAGAGGGGTTTTAAGTAAGGTCTGCTCTTATTCATACGTCATTGAATACCAAAAAAGAGGGCTTCCTCATGTTCATATGTTAGTGATATTTGAAAATAATGACAAGTTGTGTACTCCCGATCACTTTGACTCAATTGTGCGTGCTGAAATACCTTCACAAACAGAAGAACCCAATCTACACAGAGCAGTTGTCCATCATATGATACATGGTCCATGTGGACCAATCAATCCTAATTGTCCATGCATGGTAAGTGGAAAATGTAAAAAGAACTTTCCAAAACCATTTGTAGAATACACATCTCGAGGAAATGATTCATACCCTTTGTATCGAAGACGTGGAGGTGTCCAAGTATCAATTCCCAACAATGACAATGTTTTCATTGATAATGGTTGGGTTGTCCCGTACAATCCATGGCTTTTGTTGAAATATGATTGCCATATAAATGTTGAAGTATGTGGAGGGATTAAATGTGTCAAGTACATATACAAATACATCCACAAAGGTCCTGACCGAGTCGCACTAGAGTTACGAAATAGGCAAAATTGTGATGAAATCCAACAATATGTGGATGGAAGGTGGATTTGTGCGCCCGAAGCATTATGGCGAATTTTCTCATTTGAGTTCAGTAGGATGTATCCTTCAGTCATTAGGTTACAAATACATGCACCAAACcaacatttgatttatttcgaCCCACAACAACATGTAAATGATATACTTGCAGATGATGACAACTCGAAGACTATGCTTAcagaatttttcaaaataaattgtgATCCTGACTTGACAGGAAAGTATTTATATCGAGAATTTCCACAATATTACACATGGATAAAATCTGGGAAAAAATGGATTCAACGAAGAAGCAACAATAAAGTGGTTGGAAGAGTATATGTTGTGTCGTCATCTGAAGGTGAGAGATTTTATCTTCGTATCCTTTTAAATCATGTTAGGTGCCCAACATCTTTTGAAAATCTGATGACTGTCAATGGGGTAACATATTCAACATTTAAGGAGTCTGCTCAAATGAGGGGGCTTCTCCAACAGGATGATTATGTAAAACAATGTCTTCAAGAAGCATGCTCTGTTAGAATGTCATCTTCATTGAGAAGGTTATTTGTATCAATACTGGTGTTCTGTCAACCAACAATAGTTCGAGAACTCTGGGATGAGTTCCATCCTTACATGTGTGAAGATTATGGTAAAGAAATTTCTTCAAGTAACTTAATCATCAATAAGTTATTGCTTGAGATACGAAGGTTGTTgcatcactacaaaaaaaaacttGAAGATTTTGATTTGCCATCGGTAAGTGCTGAGTTTTTAGAAGACACACCGCTACCAAGAATAATTGAGGATGAACTGTCTTATCATATTTCTGATGATGATTTGAGATCTATTGAACGCTTAAATGCTCAACAAAAGATTGCATTTGACACCATCATAGAAAGTATTATGCATAACCAATCAAAACTTTTCTTCATTGATGGTCCTGGAGGTACAGGTAAGACTTTTTTATACCGCACGATGTTGGCACATCTAAGAAAAATGGGTAAAATTATAATTGCGGTAGCAACATCTGGGATAGCTGCGACATTAATGCAAGGTGGAAGAACTGCACATTCACGTTTTCAGATTCCACTTAGACCAACTGCATCAACactttgcaaaataaaaaaacaaaccgAACTTGCAGAACTAATAAGGCGTGCATCAGCTATAGTATGGGACGAGGCTCCAATGGCAAATCGCTACGCTTTTGAATCCGTCAGTAAGAGTTTCCAAGATATTATGGAAAATCAAATAGCATTTGGAGGGAAGACAATGGTTTTTGGTGGTGATTTCCGACAAGTTTTACCAGTTGTTAAACGAGGGTCAAAGGCGGAACAAATTGCTGCAAGTATTTCAAGGTCACCATTTTGGCATTGCGTAAAGATAGTACATCTTCAACAGAATATGAGATCTGCTCAAGATATTGAGTTCTCGCAATTTCTCTTGCGCATAGGTGATGGATTGCAACATACTGTGAATCATGATTTCATTAAATTACCAGATTCAATGATCATACCATGGGAAGgtgaacaatcaattcagatgttGATTGATGCTGTTTTCCCTAATATGATAAATCATGTTAACGATGAAAACTATATGGTCCATAGAGCCATCATCGCACCAAAAAATGTTGATGTCGACAATATTAATCAGATGCTCATTCTCCAGTTTCCTGGAGAGGAAAAAGAGTATACATCTTGGGATAGTGTAGAAGACGACAATCACAACCTTTTTCAAGAAGAGTTTTTGAATTCCCTTAGTCCAAGTGGTTTGCCACCACATAGAATCATATTGAAAGTAGGAAGTCCGATCATTGCTCTTGAGAAATGTTGCGCCCGAACTTGGTCTATGCAATGGAACAAGATTAATATGCCGCAGTCTTGGTAG